ttgagtagttgttttgtaacttggtttatgtatggatttatgaactagattgagctagattttgatgaagatgatgaagaacacttagaacaatgaaagaacacttgagagagtttagtttgatgcataaaaattgaaaaatgaaagtgtttatggtgatgattgaaaacgtgatgtaggtactccatataaggtcacattagtttgtaattttgtgtaatcattcatgctagttgccaaattatggttctcacatggttaggtgactcacatgggctgctaagagctgatcattgaagtgtatataccaatagtacatacatttagaagctgggtattgtacgagtacaaatacgggtgcatgcgagtagaaatgttgatgaaaatgaacgaggatgtaattgtaagcttttttgttaagtagaagtactttgataagtgtattgaagtatttcaaaagtgtatgaatacatattaaaacactacatgtatatacattttaactgagtcgttaagtcatcgttagtcgttacatgtaagtgttgttttgaaacctttaagttaatgatcttgttaaatgttgttaacccattgtttattatatctaatgagatgttaaattattatattatcatgatattatgatgtattaatatatcttaatatgatatatatacatttaaatgtcgttacaacgataatcgttacatatatgtctcgtttcgaaatccttaagttagtagtcttgtttttacatatgtagttcattgttaatacacttaatgatatgtttacttatcatttatcatgtttaaatatagtgtatcaatatcttaatatgattcatatgtatttaataaggcgttgttataacgataaatcgttatatatatcgttttcgagtttcttaattcaatagtctcatttttatgtatataactcattgttaaaatacctaatgagatacttacttatcataatatcatgttaactatatatatatatatatatatatatatatatatatatatatccatatatatgtcatcatatagtttttacaagttttaacgttcgtgaatcgctggtcaacttgggtggtcaattgtctatatgaaacctatttcaattaatcaagtcttaacaagtttgattgcttaacatgttggaaacacttaatcatgtaaatatcaatttcatttaatatatataaacatggaaaagttcgggtcactacacaatccaGCTGATAAGGCCTCAGATCCGTCCtctagtgaaatgaccaaaatgcccttcatttaactcaaattaAGAGaaagcagaattctgtcgctggcagGGTGCGCAGCGCGCTCACCTAATTGTGCGTGGCGCGTACAATGGTCTGAGCAGTTTTTTGAGCTTTTTAATTTACGTCATGCTTCATACACTTTATGTACGCCATTtatactctatgtacaataaatatttgagtCTTACACGCCAAAGGTCCCTAAAGTTTACATTTTGTTTCATTCTGGACCCTAAACTTCTTTTTTCTCATGTCAACCCTTAAAGTTTTAATTTGGATTCATTTTGGTCCCCAACTCTAACATCTGTTAACTCTCAGCTCCATTAGTTTGAAAATATAGGGGGTAAAACAGTCTTTTTGAGTTTATGTATACCTAAAAATTGCTTCAAACTTCAGTATTGGTGCAACTTGTGTTATACCATTGTTTTTGGCTGCTACACTTTAAAACCTAAACCGAAGCATTGTTTTTTTCTTctcttttttaataaataaaataatatttataaaaccACAAAGAGCGCAATCCCAATAGGGGTTGCACTATGAAATGATCAAACCAAATACTTTTAGAGAACCCACACTTAAACATACAAACTGAACTCACATATAAACCTTTGAAGAATTACATAGGATGACAAGGAGCTGCTGAGATTTCAGCTCAATTGCACCCATCGCACACAGTAGGACTAACAGTTCACGAACAACCGAAGCATTGTTTTTGGCTGCTGCATTTTGATTGCTACAGTTTAAACTTACATTTTTTGGCTACTGCTGTTTTATAAGTGCCAGATTATTATAGTATGGACGACTGATGCAGTTTGATAAGTTCCAAAAAACCATTGTATTCGGATGGCTCCATTTTGATATGTGCCAAAATATTTGCAGTTTTTATAAGGACATTGAATAAACAGTATGACAATAACATTAGAAATCAAGTGTTCAGTAATGATCAAAATAACATAACTACTCAAGTACATAAAATCGATTAAACAGTTGCTACacatataaataaaagtattaatgcaCGTATAACATTCATGATGAATGCTAAAACAATTCACAGTTAAACAGTTGCAACATTATATAAAAAATTGAAAAGCATAAAACAATTTGCAAtcaaatagtagtagtataacattcATCTCAAAACAGTTGCAGTAGTACATAAATCGATTAAACAATTCGCAATCGAATATTAATGAAACAGTTGCATAAAAATTTGAAAAGAGCGCCTTACAATATAATTGATCCAAAGTAGGTGTATTCAAGCATGCATATGTCGTATAGTGTATGTCGGAACGTCGATGGGTTAATCCGCATTGGATTAGGGTTTGTTTAATAAGGTTATACGTGAATATGAAGACTAGTCGAATATGTACGAGGAGTCGATAACTACCATACGTGTTGGGTGTTGGTTTAGGTAATTTGGTTTATAAATTTTTTATGTCAAATTGACCAAACTACCCTCGTATATTTCAAACTAACGGAGCTGAGTTAACAGATGTTATAGTTGGGGATCAAAATGAAACAAAATTAAAACTTTAAGCGTTGGCATGAGGAAAAAAAGTTTAGGGTCCAGGATGAAACAAAATGTAAACTTTAGGGACCTTTGGCGTAATTAAGTCAAGATTAAATAAAAGTTGATCTAATCACATTCTAGTCTCTCCACTCCACTCCCATCACAGGTTAGTATCTTTCTTTTATTTCTCTCATTCATAAAATTTCAAGATTCTCaataatttcaatttcaattttcaGGTCATCAATCAAATGGAATTAGACCCAAAATTACTGAATGTAGCAACACTCCTGGTCGCAACACTAATCGCCGCCAAAATCATCGTCACATTTCTAATCCCTAGATCTCGTAAACGTCTCCCGCCGGCCGTCAAAGCATGGCCGGTTTTTGGCGGTTTAATCCGGTTCTTAAAAGGACCAATTATAATGCTGAAACAAGAATACCCAAAACTGGGAAGTGTATTTACACTCAATCTTTTGAATAAAAATATAACCTTTTTGATTGGTCCAGAAGTTTCGGCTCATTTCTTTAAAGCATCTGAATCGGATCTGAGTCAGCAAGAGGTTTATCAGTTTAATGTTCCGACGTTTGGACCGGGCGTTGTGTTCGATGTGGATTATTCAGTCAGACAGGAACAATTTAGGTTTTTTACTGAAGCATTAAGAGTTAATAAACTTAAAGCTTATGTAGATCATATGGTCTTTGAAGCTGAGGTATTACTACTAGTACTATATACTTTTATTTCTTTTTTACATTTTTTATTTATATACGagtatgttttattaataatttattatcatatatgtagttatagttatagttaatAGTTTATTGTTACTATGGTCTTCAGTTGTGGATAATTAGCTTACTTATCATTGTGTTTTTGTATGTTGAAACTTATTATAATTAGTGGATTATCTTACTTCTAGAATGACAACCTCAAATGCTATTAAATTTATTACATCTAATTAGGTGATTATGATGTGGATAAAAAAATTAGGTGATTATGATgtgaatataaaaatatttatgttTACATCTAATTAGGTGAATATAATATGTTGAATGTGTGTTTACATCAATTACGTGATTATGATGTGGTTATAAAAATTATAAACTGTTAAACATATGAGGTTTTCTAGTTCAGGCTACCAGGGAAGGGGAGTCTTAGATGTACACGGTCTAACCAGGTTATACCGTGAGTCCTTGACCGTTTTTACCTTTTTCTCTTGTCACCCAAGATGTGCTACTAGTGAGGTTTGAACAAGAGGACCCTAACGCTCAGGGATGATCTTAGTTAGTAACCCGCGGGGTCGTGTGACACCGCTAGTTCGAATTTTTTATACAACCACTAATTTCAACTATAGGACCCTATATGCTTGTGGGATTTATGGTTTTTGGGAGGTAAACGACCACTAAAACACCCTTCAAATATAATTAGCTTTGAAAAAAAGTTTCGGTACCCAATAAGTTGTCATCCTAGATTCGCCACCGCAAAAACTAGTcatgttattattatataataattatacatctTTGAATTTGATTATCTGTTTTATGTGGTGTTTGGGATTATGCTTATTTAGTGCTCTTACCTGCTTACAAAAATTAAGTTTCAACCTACTTAAGAAAGCGTTCCTATCTTTAGTTTTAAAAAGTGTTTGAATTGCATACTTATCTCAAGTGTAAAAATAAACAATAAATGGATATGCACTTAAATAAGCAAAAGCAAATTGAAAATAGATATTTAACTAACATGAACCAATGGTATCTTTATATAATTCTTCCTTACATCATTTTGTGAATGGGATTTGCAGGAATATTTCTCCAAATGGGGTGAAAGTGGTGAAGTGGATCTAAAATATGAACTTGAAAGGCTTATCATCCTAACTGCAAGCAGATGTTTATTAGGTGAAGAAGTTCGTAACAAACTTTTTGATGACGTGTCAGCTCTTTTTCATGATCTCGATAATGGCATGCTACCGATCAGTGTCATCTTCCCGTACCTCCCGATCCCCGCCCATCGCCGCCGCGACGAAGCCCGCAAGAAACTCGCCCACATCTTCTCAACCATCATAAAATCCCGTAAACAAAGCGGCAAATCAGAAAACGACATGTTGCAGTGCTTTATCGATTCCAAATACAAAAATGGCCGCCCCACTACTGAATCAGAGGTGACCGGACTTCTCATTGCCGCCCTGTTCGCTGGCCAACACACTAGCTCGATTACGTCAACGTGGACCGGAGCGTACCTACTTTGCAACGAGAAATACATGAAGTTGGTAACCGAGGAGCAAAAGAACATCATGAAAGAACATGGGGACAAGATCGATCATGATGTTTTGTCCGAAATGAATGTGTTGTACAGATGTATAAAAGAAGCTTTACGACTTCACCCACCGCTAATCATGTTGTTACGAAGCTCACATAGTGATTTCACAGTGACTACAAAAGAAGGGAAGGATTACGACATTCCTAAAGGCCACATCATCGCCACGTCACCAGCATTTGCCAACCGACTGCCACATGTGTTTAAGGATCCCGACACGTATGATCCTGATAGATTTAGTCCGGGTAGAGAAGAAGACAAGGTGGCAGGTGCGTTTTCGTATGTTTCTTTTGGTGGTGGTAGACACGGTTGTTTAGGTGAACCATTTGCGTATTTGCAAATTAAAGCTATTTGGAGTCATTTGTTGAGAAACTTTGAGTTGGAACTGGTTTCTCCGTTTCCAGAGACGGATTGGAATGCGATGGTGGTTGGTGTTAAAGGGAAGGTTATGGTGCGTTACAAGCGAAAAGTACTAACCTAAAAATGTAGTCCGACGCTAAGGGTATTTATGTCTTTTCATTGATTCATGTATCTTTTGATGTTTGAAGTTTTGGTTGCCTTGTATTTGCTTCATTTCTTGATAGTAGGATCTGGTGTTAGTTGGAATGTTAGTTAAGCTTGGTTAATGATGACTTGTTTTATAATGTATGCCTTTTTCATAATGGATTATGCATGTAACATGAAATGCAGTTATGTTTTGAGTAATTCAACATAATAAAACAAGATTTCATGTAAATTTGACTATGATCATGTGATTTTTTATAGATCAACATAGGAATACTGAAATATTCAAGAACTCGAGGCAATATTTTGGTATACCAACATATGATTTTATGTTACAGAAATTGCTAACGTTTTACTACAAGTCCATGGACAAAATTCCACGAAAAGGTAAAAAGTTGCAGTCTTTTTAACGTACGGAGTAATACAACGCTTGTAGTACAAAAGATCAAAATGGGTATGTTCGTGTGTTCAAAACGAGTATTGCTTGCGTTCAGTTGGATATAATGTTTAAGAGCTCGATGTCAAACAAAAGGGTTTTATCGATCAATCCTTGGTTCTTCAGCACAAAATCCAGTGCTCTTTGACCCTGTTAAATTATTACTGTTAATACACTATTACGAATTGAGACTATTACGTTACACAAAAGGCA
This window of the Rutidosis leptorrhynchoides isolate AG116_Rl617_1_P2 chromosome 7, CSIRO_AGI_Rlap_v1, whole genome shotgun sequence genome carries:
- the LOC139858789 gene encoding obtusifoliol 14-alpha demethylase-like, translating into MELDPKLLNVATLLVATLIAAKIIVTFLIPRSRKRLPPAVKAWPVFGGLIRFLKGPIIMLKQEYPKLGSVFTLNLLNKNITFLIGPEVSAHFFKASESDLSQQEVYQFNVPTFGPGVVFDVDYSVRQEQFRFFTEALRVNKLKAYVDHMVFEAEEYFSKWGESGEVDLKYELERLIILTASRCLLGEEVRNKLFDDVSALFHDLDNGMLPISVIFPYLPIPAHRRRDEARKKLAHIFSTIIKSRKQSGKSENDMLQCFIDSKYKNGRPTTESEVTGLLIAALFAGQHTSSITSTWTGAYLLCNEKYMKLVTEEQKNIMKEHGDKIDHDVLSEMNVLYRCIKEALRLHPPLIMLLRSSHSDFTVTTKEGKDYDIPKGHIIATSPAFANRLPHVFKDPDTYDPDRFSPGREEDKVAGAFSYVSFGGGRHGCLGEPFAYLQIKAIWSHLLRNFELELVSPFPETDWNAMVVGVKGKVMVRYKRKVLT